Part of the Zingiber officinale cultivar Zhangliang chromosome 6A, Zo_v1.1, whole genome shotgun sequence genome, tgtaacaattggtattagagctaacTATGagatatgatttttgtgagttcCCAAATAGTTGATAAAAGATTTTGCACAAGGATATATTGAGTAAAAAAGATGATTTCAGAGATTAGAACACTGATCAAAATGAAAGTCATTTTAGCTGTCCCACAAGTGATGGGTTATGAAGAGAATTACAGCGGTAGTGTTTACCCTCCTTCCTTGTTACAAGTACCAActgtccttccttccttcctatGCGTCCCTATTTTGCAATGAGGCAATAATGCGAATTTTTTTCTGCTCACATCACCCATCTTTTCTCTCTACCTCTTTATCTCCTGCTGTTGTTTTATCTTTCTCCTTCCTCTACTACCACCCATGGTTGCTTATTCTTGATGATTGACTGATTGTAATAAAACACTCTTATTTCATTTCATGTGGTATTGATATGTTTCTCATAAATTTGGCACCACACCAGTATGCCATCTTCTATCTTCTCTTTATCTTGGACTTAGGCATAATGGTGCTATATATCTTCAAATACTGTCTCGCATGTTTCTACTTTATGTGGAAGGATAGAATATGCAATGAAACTGAACTAAAAGGTTAAAATCACAAGACAATTGAGAGTTCGTGACTTTACAAATTACATGAAAATCTACAGCTTTATGGCCTACAATTTATGACCTTTGtgataagaatgttgagatgGGTGCTTCATTTACTAGAAGAAACAAGTACAAAGGATGTATTCAGACAAAAATAGAGATAGTATTGGAGATGAAATAGGAAGAACCATGAATATTGCTGTTGACATCAGAGACTGAGAAGGGAAAATGTAGAAATGAGATCTATAATGCATTATTTGAAAAGATAATAGATCAAAGAAGATTAACATCTGGGTATTTGTGATGGAACTTGTTAAGACGTCAAAGTACATAGGCTAACATATATAATGTACATCAAATATATTACTGTTCTTATTActataataaagaaaatattatGTTTTTGTTGGATCTAGATCTGCTTGTGCACTTTGCAATTTAATTTAGCATTGAtttcttaagttagaaaataatttgCAATTCATATTGATGACGATAAGAATTATCATTTGAACATTGTTGAGTATTATTGGAGAGAAATGCCACCTCATAGTTTTGTCTTATTAATCTTTGTTGtctatcattatatatatatatatatatatacatttataTATAATTGAGGACTAGGGAGAGAAATGTGCATAATACTGTAAAATTGTAGGATCCAACTTATCTGGTGACTCCTAACTGACAATTAATAATTTACTTTTACAATCATGTTTTTCTAATATCTGAAGAGAATCACCATTGAATTTCGTTTTAATACTCTTTTTATATTTTGGATGATAATTTGCTTCATTTTGATTCAGATTCTGTGATTTTGCACAGGACAAAAAGTCATTGCAATTAGGGCCTGAGGACAACCTTTATGTGGAGGGTTTTGCATCAAATCTTTTTGCAAAGGCAGATAAGCAAGATCGTGCTGGTCGTGCAGATCTGTATGTGAAGGAACATGTTTCTTTATCATATTGTTATCTATCTATGCATATCTATTAAGACATTTCACTGGTTTTTCTTAGTCTCACAATGGTTGGGAAATTAAGTAACTAGTAATATTACAGGAATACTGCAAAAACTTTTTATGCTGCAAGTATCTTTTTTGAGATACTATATCAATTTGGTGAACTTCAGCCTGAAGTAAGTTTTGCACTTTGCCATTTTATAAAGAACTATTTTTTTGGTTCAATATGAGCAAGCAGACTAATTCTGATCATACTCTACTTTCCAGATTGAGCAAAAACAGAAGTATGCAGTTTGGAAAGCTGCAGATATAAGGAAAGCTCTTAAAGAAGGCCGGAAACCTGAACCAGGTCCTCCAGGCGGTGATCCtgatcaatcaatttcctcaGGCCTCTCAAGCTACACTTATGTATGCTCTATCACCTGTATTTCATagccaaataaaaaaaaaatacagaatgTTTCCTTTTTATGAACCATAACATAATGTTGTGGGGAGGCTTTTCTTTTGCTTGGTTGGCCTAATAGTgtcatccttttttttttttatcttttgtcAGGGCATACAACCAAGCGATGGATTGCCATCTAGTCAGCAATTTGACAATGCATCGCCTCAGCATATACACAAGGTCAATTTGAATGTGTAATTTGTGCATCGCTTGCTACATATTTCTTGCCACAGAATTGTTGAACCTCATCTATTATGCTTTTTTCTTTTCCTGCACAGAATTCAGGAGGAAGTGAgcattttgtggataattatagAAATGCTGATTTACCCCCAAAGAATGCTGGTGAGCCACAGGGTTTTAGTCAGGCACCATCCTCGTACCCAGGTCATGAATATCCTAATGATATTCACCATGTTCAACCAACTAGCCAGCCTGAGTATCCTGATTACCCTAAAAAATATGAGCATCACTCCTATGGAAACGAGTACCAACACATCCCTCAAAATTCGGAAGAAAATCTAAACCCTACTTTTTCATATCCCAATTTTCAGTCTTATCCAAGCTTCCATGATAGCACCTTCCCTGCGGCCCCTACTCATCAGTCTTCTTACAACCATGACCACGATAGCACCTTCCCTTCTGCTCCTACTCATCAGCCTTCGTACAACCATGATCACGATGCTACCTTCCCTTCTCCTCCGACTCATCAGCCTACTTACAACCGCCCCCAAGATCCTGCAGTTTACTCTCACCAATCTGCTCCTGTTCAACATTATGCACCACCTGTGCAGTACACTTCTAGCAGTGACCACCTCAATCATGGGGTACAAACTGTTCCATCCTCTGAGAGGTACAAGTACGATAGCAATTATGAACCGTCTGCTGCGAAAATTGCGGAAGCTCACAAAGCAGCAAGGTTTGCAGTTGGAGCACTTGCATTTGATGACGTGACTGTTGCAGTGGATCACCTGCGTCGATCGCTTGAACTTTTGACCAATCCTTCGGCTGAAACTCATTAGTTTGTGTCTGTTAGGGTTGCTTATACTAAGATCTCAGTACTGTTCTGATTGTTGCTTCGTTTGCTACTTGAGATCTTTTGCCACCTCTTCATATTTCCTGCCCTTTTATATGTGTGAAATGGCTTTTTAAATACCATAACGGCTTCTGAAATAGTATTATTAAATCTGGCTATATGCCCGTGTATTTAATCTGACCTAAATATATTGTGGGATTGGTTGCAATCTATACGTTTTGTACTTTTGTTTTCTAGAAGCAGATGGCTATGGCCAAATTACTAATTTGATGATATCTCAATTCTCCTAAAGGACGCCATTCTTCCAGTAGTTCTAAGACAATCGGCAAATGTGCTAAACGATGGGCAAAGTATCAAAACCCTCTAATTCTCGAAACTACCACACTGTTTGAACTGAGTCTATCGGATTCTTCCC contains:
- the LOC121998294 gene encoding protein HOMOLOG OF MAMMALIAN LYST-INTERACTING PROTEIN 5-like translates to MSGMGSEGEPAKLLLPYLQRADELQKHEPLVAYYCRLYAMERGLKIPQKDRTTTTNSLLLSLMKQLEKDKKSLQLGPEDNLYVEGFASNLFAKADKQDRAGRADLNTAKTFYAASIFFEILYQFGELQPEIEQKQKYAVWKAADIRKALKEGRKPEPGPPGGDPDQSISSGLSSYTYGIQPSDGLPSSQQFDNASPQHIHKNSGGSEHFVDNYRNADLPPKNAGEPQGFSQAPSSYPGHEYPNDIHHVQPTSQPEYPDYPKKYEHHSYGNEYQHIPQNSEENLNPTFSYPNFQSYPSFHDSTFPAAPTHQSSYNHDHDSTFPSAPTHQPSYNHDHDATFPSPPTHQPTYNRPQDPAVYSHQSAPVQHYAPPVQYTSSSDHLNHGVQTVPSSERYKYDSNYEPSAAKIAEAHKAARFAVGALAFDDVTVAVDHLRRSLELLTNPSAETH